One genomic segment of Hordeum vulgare subsp. vulgare chromosome 2H, MorexV3_pseudomolecules_assembly, whole genome shotgun sequence includes these proteins:
- the LOC123427352 gene encoding peroxisomal membrane protein 11-4, with product MSGDTLDKLVVFLAKRDGVDKLVKTYQYVSKLAHWAAEPSHPGLAGRAKSWETAAGLSRKVFRSGRSLTGLNALRRSPGELGALAVMANAGEMVYFFFDHFTWLSRVGVLEPWLARRMSFVSAFGECVGYAFFIAMDLVMIRRGVRRERALLLREGGGGGEGKEEEEGEVRRIRADRVMRLMGTAANLADLVIAVADIEPNPFCNHAVTLGISGLVSAWAGWYRNWPS from the coding sequence ATGAGCGGCGACACGCTGGACAAGCTGGTGGTGTTCCTGGCGAAGCGCGACGGGGTGGACAAGCTGGTGAAGACGTACCAGTACGTGTCGAAGCTGGCGCACTGGGCGGCCGAGCCGTCCCACCCGGGCCTGGCGGGGCGGGCCAAGAGCTGGGAGACGGCGGCCGGGCTGAGCCGCAAGGTGTTCCGGTCGGGCCGGTCGCTGACGGGGCTCAACGCGCTGCGGCGGTCCCCGGGGGAGTTGGGGGCGCTGGCGGTGATGGCCAACGCCGGCGAGATGGTCTACTTCTTCTTCGACCACTTCACGTGGCTGTCGCGCGTGGGCGTGCTGGAGCCCTGGCTGGCGCGCCGGATGAGCTTCGTGTCGGCCTTCGGCGAGTGCGTCGGCTACGCCTTCTTCATCGCCATGGACCTCGTCATGATCAGGCGCGGGGTCAGGCGGGAGAGGGCGCTGCTGCTGagggaaggcggcggcggcggcgaggggaaggaggaggaggagggcgaggtGAGGAGGATCCGGGCGGACCGGGTGATGCGGCTCATGGGGACGGCGGCCAACCTGGCGGACCTGGTCATCGCCGTCGCCGACATCGAGCCCAACCCGTTCTGCAACCACGCCGTCACGCTGGGGATCAGCGGCCTCGTCTCCGCCTGGGCTGGGTGGTATAGGAACTGGCCCTCGTGA
- the LOC123427351 gene encoding ATP-dependent DNA helicase DDM1-like isoform X1, protein MFEAENEKASDFVDASTSLPVKLESSCVAVLVHPIVEVLKAEEQPLHSTKETSDEFLDASSSVPIDLEAKNDDASFITEVMTKEEEKLYEARLMVEEEEARKREQAARLTFDRNACFSKLDDLLTETQLYSEFLLENMEQITDNFVEVKDEEESVEDKNKGCGKKRKVNSKPQYNDKKAKTAVAAMLQRSREDRSAYDETLTEEERWEKEQANLVPLMTGGQLKSYQIKGVKWLISLWQNGLNGILADQMGLGKTIQAIGFLAHLKGNGMHGPYMIIAPLSTLSNWVNEISRFVPSLTGLIYHGDKVAREEIRKKFMPKTVGPDFPIIITSYEMAMSDAKFLARYKWKYVVVDEGHRLKNSKCKLLRKLKRIPMANKLLLTGTPLQNNLAELWSLLNFILPDIFSSHQEFESWFDFSGKGDEEQQEEADEKKRVLVVSKLHAILRPFLLRRMKVDVEQMLPRKKEIIIYANLTAHQKQIQSHLIEKTFDNYLFESTDIVLRRPGMKMKLNNLMIQLRKNCAHPDLFNAAFDSTSLYPPTDKLLEQCGKFQLLDRLLESLLKRKHKVLIFSQWTKVLDIIEYYLYMKGLNVCRIDGSVKLEDRRRQIAEFNDLNSSMNVFILSTRAGGLGINLASADTCILYDSDWNPQIDLQAMDRCHRIGQTRPVHVYRLATSNSVEVWLDDLQTLAWLCSVVSLLIYSLLQGRIIKRAFGKLKLEHVVIGKGQFEQNSAKPNVLDEEELLALLRDEQDEEDRMIQTDISDEDLLKVMDRSDLTGPPAAADAAPLIPLKGPGWEVVMASKSGGGMLSALTS, encoded by the exons ATGTTTGAAGCCGAGAATGAGAAAGCCAGTGATTTTGTTGATGCAAGTACGTCTCTGCCTGTTAAGCTTGAGTCCAGCTGCGTTGCCGTACTGGTACACCCCATTGTCGAGGTGTTGAAGGCTGAAGAGCAGCCATTGCACTCCACCAAAGAGACATCCGATGAGTTCTTGGATGCAAGTTCATCTGTACCTATTGACCTCGAGGCCAAGAATGATGATGCATCCTTCATTACAGAGGTGATGACGAAGGaggaagagaagttatatgaggcTCGGCTTATGGTTGAGGAAGAAGAAGCTAGAAAGAGAGAACAAGCTGCAAGACTTACTTTTGATCGTAATGCATGTTTTAGCAAGTTGGATGATCTACTGACAGAGACACAGCTTTATTCAGAATTTCTACTTGAAAATATGGAGCAAATTACAGAT AATTTTGTTGAAGTTAAAGACGAGGAGGAGTCTGTGGAAGATAAGAATAAAGGATGTGGCAAAAAGAGGAAAGTAAATTCTAAGCCACAATACAATGAT AAGAAGGCTAAGACAGCAGTGGCTGCCATGCTCCAAAGATCACGCGAAGATCGTTCTGCTTATGATGAAACTCTcacagaagaagaaagatgggaaaAAGAGCAAGCCAACCTTGTACCACTAATGACTGGCGGACAGTTGAAATCTTACCAGATAAAGGGTGTGAAGTGGCTAATATCACTGTGGCAGAATGGGCTAAATGGGATACTAGCTGATCAAATGGGCCTTGGGAAAACAATCCAGGCAATTGGATTCCTTGCCCATCTTAAAGGGAATGGTATGCATGGTCCATACATGATAATTGCTCCTCTTTCCACTCTCTCAAACTGGGTGAATGAAATCTCAAG GTTTGTTCCATCTCTTACTGGCCTGATTTACCATGGAGATAAAGTGGCTCGGGAAGAGATAAGGAAAAAATTCATGCCCAAAACTGTTGGCCCCGATTTCCCGATAATAATTACTTCATATGAGATGGCCATGTCAGATGCAAAATTTCTTGCTCGTTATAAGTGGAAATATGTTGTTGTGGATGAG GGACATCGGTTGAAAAATTCTAAATGTAAATTGTTGAGAAAGTTAAAGCGCATACCAATGGCCAATAAACTCCTTTTGACTGGGACACCTCTTCAGAATAACCTAGCAGAGCTGTGGTCGTTATTGAATTTCATTTTGCCTGATATATTCTCGTCCCATCAGGAATTTGAGTCATG GTTTGATTTTTCTGGGAAAGGAGACGAGGAACAGCAGGAAGAAGCTGATGAGAAGAAAAGAGTCCTTGTTGTTTCAAAGCTTCATGCCATTTTGCGTCCATTCCTTTTAAGACGGATGAAGGTGGATGTGGAACAGATGCTTCCACGGAAGAAAGAGATAATCATTTATGCTAACCTGACTGCACATCAGAAGCAAATCCAGAGTCACTTGATTGAAAAGACATTTGACAACTACTTGTTTGAGAGCACAGACATAG TGTTGCGGAGACCTGGCATGAAGATGAAGCTAAATAACCTAATGATTCAGCTGAGGAAGAACTGTGCCCATCCTGATCTTTTCAATGCTGCATTTGACTCAACAA GCCTTTATCCACCTACCGATAAGCTTCTGGAACAATGTGGTAAATTTCAGCTGTTGGACAGGTTACTGGAATCCCTACTCAAACGAAAGCACAAG GTTCTAATATTTTCACAGTGGACAAAAGTTTTGGACATAATTGAATATTATTTGTATATGAAAGGCCTGAATGTTTGCCGAATTGACGGTAGTGTTAAATTGGAAGACAGGAGGAGACAG ATAGCAGAGTTTAATGACTTGAACAGCAGTATGAATGTCTTTATTCTAAGCACACGTGCTGGTGGGCTTGGCATCAATCTTGCTTCTGCTGATACATGTATCCTGTATGACAGTGACTGG AATCCTCAGATAGATTTGCAGGCCATGGACCGATGCCACCGGATCGGTCAAACACGCCCAGTGCATGTTTATCGGCTAGCAACATCCAATTCTGTTGAGGTATGGTTGGATGACCTTCAGACTCTTGCTTGGCTATGTTCTGTGGTGTCGCTGCTCATCTACTCATTGTTGCAGGGGCGGATCATCAAGAGAGCTTTTGGAAAGCTGAAGCTAGAGCACGTTGTGATTGGGAAGGGACAGTTTGAACAAAATAGCGCGAAGCCTAATGTCTTGGAT GAGGAGGAGCTACTGGCGCTGCTAAGGGACGAGCAGGACGAGGAAGACCGGATGATCCAGACCGACATCAGCGACGAGGATCTTTTGAAGGTGATGGACCGGAGCGACCTCACCGGCCCGCCTGCTGCCGCCGATGCTGCGCCTCTAATCCCCCTGAAAGGGCCTGGCTGGGAGGTCGTGATGGCCTCGAAGAGCGGCGGCGGCATGCTCTCGGCGCTCACCAGCTGA
- the LOC123427351 gene encoding ATP-dependent DNA helicase DDM1-like isoform X2, giving the protein MFEAENEKASDFVDASTSLPVKLESSCVAVLVHPIVEVLKAEEQPLHSTKETSDEFLDASSSVPIDLEAKNDDASFITEVMTKEEEKLYEARLMVEEEEARKREQAARLTFDRNACFSKLDDLLTETQLYSEFLLENMEQITDNFVEVKDEEESVEDKNKGCGKKRKVNSKPQYNDKKAKTAVAAMLQRSREDRSAYDETLTEEERWEKEQANLVPLMTGGQLKSYQIKGVKWLISLWQNGLNGILADQMGLGKTIQAIGFLAHLKGNGMHGPYMIIAPLSTLSNWVNEISRFVPSLTGLIYHGDKVAREEIRKKFMPKTVGPDFPIIITSYEMAMSDAKFLARYKWKYVVVDEGHRLKNSKCKLLRKLKRIPMANKLLLTGTPLQNNLAELWSLLNFILPDIFSSHQEFESWFDFSGKGDEEQQEEADEKKRVLVVSKLHAILRPFLLRRMKVDVEQMLPRKKEIIIYANLTAHQKQIQSHLIEKTFDNYLFESTDIVLRRPGMKMKLNNLMIQLRKNCAHPDLFNAAFDSTSLYPPTDKLLEQCGKFQLLDRLLESLLKRKHKVLIFSQWTKVLDIIEYYLYMKGLNVCRIDGSVKLEDRRRQIAEFNDLNSSMNVFILSTRAGGLGINLASADTCILYDSDWNPQIDLQAMDRCHRIGQTRPVHVYRLATSNSVEGRIIKRAFGKLKLEHVVIGKGQFEQNSAKPNVLDEEELLALLRDEQDEEDRMIQTDISDEDLLKVMDRSDLTGPPAAADAAPLIPLKGPGWEVVMASKSGGGMLSALTS; this is encoded by the exons ATGTTTGAAGCCGAGAATGAGAAAGCCAGTGATTTTGTTGATGCAAGTACGTCTCTGCCTGTTAAGCTTGAGTCCAGCTGCGTTGCCGTACTGGTACACCCCATTGTCGAGGTGTTGAAGGCTGAAGAGCAGCCATTGCACTCCACCAAAGAGACATCCGATGAGTTCTTGGATGCAAGTTCATCTGTACCTATTGACCTCGAGGCCAAGAATGATGATGCATCCTTCATTACAGAGGTGATGACGAAGGaggaagagaagttatatgaggcTCGGCTTATGGTTGAGGAAGAAGAAGCTAGAAAGAGAGAACAAGCTGCAAGACTTACTTTTGATCGTAATGCATGTTTTAGCAAGTTGGATGATCTACTGACAGAGACACAGCTTTATTCAGAATTTCTACTTGAAAATATGGAGCAAATTACAGAT AATTTTGTTGAAGTTAAAGACGAGGAGGAGTCTGTGGAAGATAAGAATAAAGGATGTGGCAAAAAGAGGAAAGTAAATTCTAAGCCACAATACAATGAT AAGAAGGCTAAGACAGCAGTGGCTGCCATGCTCCAAAGATCACGCGAAGATCGTTCTGCTTATGATGAAACTCTcacagaagaagaaagatgggaaaAAGAGCAAGCCAACCTTGTACCACTAATGACTGGCGGACAGTTGAAATCTTACCAGATAAAGGGTGTGAAGTGGCTAATATCACTGTGGCAGAATGGGCTAAATGGGATACTAGCTGATCAAATGGGCCTTGGGAAAACAATCCAGGCAATTGGATTCCTTGCCCATCTTAAAGGGAATGGTATGCATGGTCCATACATGATAATTGCTCCTCTTTCCACTCTCTCAAACTGGGTGAATGAAATCTCAAG GTTTGTTCCATCTCTTACTGGCCTGATTTACCATGGAGATAAAGTGGCTCGGGAAGAGATAAGGAAAAAATTCATGCCCAAAACTGTTGGCCCCGATTTCCCGATAATAATTACTTCATATGAGATGGCCATGTCAGATGCAAAATTTCTTGCTCGTTATAAGTGGAAATATGTTGTTGTGGATGAG GGACATCGGTTGAAAAATTCTAAATGTAAATTGTTGAGAAAGTTAAAGCGCATACCAATGGCCAATAAACTCCTTTTGACTGGGACACCTCTTCAGAATAACCTAGCAGAGCTGTGGTCGTTATTGAATTTCATTTTGCCTGATATATTCTCGTCCCATCAGGAATTTGAGTCATG GTTTGATTTTTCTGGGAAAGGAGACGAGGAACAGCAGGAAGAAGCTGATGAGAAGAAAAGAGTCCTTGTTGTTTCAAAGCTTCATGCCATTTTGCGTCCATTCCTTTTAAGACGGATGAAGGTGGATGTGGAACAGATGCTTCCACGGAAGAAAGAGATAATCATTTATGCTAACCTGACTGCACATCAGAAGCAAATCCAGAGTCACTTGATTGAAAAGACATTTGACAACTACTTGTTTGAGAGCACAGACATAG TGTTGCGGAGACCTGGCATGAAGATGAAGCTAAATAACCTAATGATTCAGCTGAGGAAGAACTGTGCCCATCCTGATCTTTTCAATGCTGCATTTGACTCAACAA GCCTTTATCCACCTACCGATAAGCTTCTGGAACAATGTGGTAAATTTCAGCTGTTGGACAGGTTACTGGAATCCCTACTCAAACGAAAGCACAAG GTTCTAATATTTTCACAGTGGACAAAAGTTTTGGACATAATTGAATATTATTTGTATATGAAAGGCCTGAATGTTTGCCGAATTGACGGTAGTGTTAAATTGGAAGACAGGAGGAGACAG ATAGCAGAGTTTAATGACTTGAACAGCAGTATGAATGTCTTTATTCTAAGCACACGTGCTGGTGGGCTTGGCATCAATCTTGCTTCTGCTGATACATGTATCCTGTATGACAGTGACTGG AATCCTCAGATAGATTTGCAGGCCATGGACCGATGCCACCGGATCGGTCAAACACGCCCAGTGCATGTTTATCGGCTAGCAACATCCAATTCTGTTGAG GGGCGGATCATCAAGAGAGCTTTTGGAAAGCTGAAGCTAGAGCACGTTGTGATTGGGAAGGGACAGTTTGAACAAAATAGCGCGAAGCCTAATGTCTTGGAT GAGGAGGAGCTACTGGCGCTGCTAAGGGACGAGCAGGACGAGGAAGACCGGATGATCCAGACCGACATCAGCGACGAGGATCTTTTGAAGGTGATGGACCGGAGCGACCTCACCGGCCCGCCTGCTGCCGCCGATGCTGCGCCTCTAATCCCCCTGAAAGGGCCTGGCTGGGAGGTCGTGATGGCCTCGAAGAGCGGCGGCGGCATGCTCTCGGCGCTCACCAGCTGA
- the LOC123427351 gene encoding ATP-dependent DNA helicase DDM1-like isoform X3: MLQRSREDRSAYDETLTEEERWEKEQANLVPLMTGGQLKSYQIKGVKWLISLWQNGLNGILADQMGLGKTIQAIGFLAHLKGNGMHGPYMIIAPLSTLSNWVNEISRFVPSLTGLIYHGDKVAREEIRKKFMPKTVGPDFPIIITSYEMAMSDAKFLARYKWKYVVVDEGHRLKNSKCKLLRKLKRIPMANKLLLTGTPLQNNLAELWSLLNFILPDIFSSHQEFESWFDFSGKGDEEQQEEADEKKRVLVVSKLHAILRPFLLRRMKVDVEQMLPRKKEIIIYANLTAHQKQIQSHLIEKTFDNYLFESTDIVLRRPGMKMKLNNLMIQLRKNCAHPDLFNAAFDSTSLYPPTDKLLEQCGKFQLLDRLLESLLKRKHKVLIFSQWTKVLDIIEYYLYMKGLNVCRIDGSVKLEDRRRQIAEFNDLNSSMNVFILSTRAGGLGINLASADTCILYDSDWNPQIDLQAMDRCHRIGQTRPVHVYRLATSNSVEGRIIKRAFGKLKLEHVVIGKGQFEQNSAKPNVLDEEELLALLRDEQDEEDRMIQTDISDEDLLKVMDRSDLTGPPAAADAAPLIPLKGPGWEVVMASKSGGGMLSALTS, from the exons ATGCTCCAAAGATCACGCGAAGATCGTTCTGCTTATGATGAAACTCTcacagaagaagaaagatgggaaaAAGAGCAAGCCAACCTTGTACCACTAATGACTGGCGGACAGTTGAAATCTTACCAGATAAAGGGTGTGAAGTGGCTAATATCACTGTGGCAGAATGGGCTAAATGGGATACTAGCTGATCAAATGGGCCTTGGGAAAACAATCCAGGCAATTGGATTCCTTGCCCATCTTAAAGGGAATGGTATGCATGGTCCATACATGATAATTGCTCCTCTTTCCACTCTCTCAAACTGGGTGAATGAAATCTCAAG GTTTGTTCCATCTCTTACTGGCCTGATTTACCATGGAGATAAAGTGGCTCGGGAAGAGATAAGGAAAAAATTCATGCCCAAAACTGTTGGCCCCGATTTCCCGATAATAATTACTTCATATGAGATGGCCATGTCAGATGCAAAATTTCTTGCTCGTTATAAGTGGAAATATGTTGTTGTGGATGAG GGACATCGGTTGAAAAATTCTAAATGTAAATTGTTGAGAAAGTTAAAGCGCATACCAATGGCCAATAAACTCCTTTTGACTGGGACACCTCTTCAGAATAACCTAGCAGAGCTGTGGTCGTTATTGAATTTCATTTTGCCTGATATATTCTCGTCCCATCAGGAATTTGAGTCATG GTTTGATTTTTCTGGGAAAGGAGACGAGGAACAGCAGGAAGAAGCTGATGAGAAGAAAAGAGTCCTTGTTGTTTCAAAGCTTCATGCCATTTTGCGTCCATTCCTTTTAAGACGGATGAAGGTGGATGTGGAACAGATGCTTCCACGGAAGAAAGAGATAATCATTTATGCTAACCTGACTGCACATCAGAAGCAAATCCAGAGTCACTTGATTGAAAAGACATTTGACAACTACTTGTTTGAGAGCACAGACATAG TGTTGCGGAGACCTGGCATGAAGATGAAGCTAAATAACCTAATGATTCAGCTGAGGAAGAACTGTGCCCATCCTGATCTTTTCAATGCTGCATTTGACTCAACAA GCCTTTATCCACCTACCGATAAGCTTCTGGAACAATGTGGTAAATTTCAGCTGTTGGACAGGTTACTGGAATCCCTACTCAAACGAAAGCACAAG GTTCTAATATTTTCACAGTGGACAAAAGTTTTGGACATAATTGAATATTATTTGTATATGAAAGGCCTGAATGTTTGCCGAATTGACGGTAGTGTTAAATTGGAAGACAGGAGGAGACAG ATAGCAGAGTTTAATGACTTGAACAGCAGTATGAATGTCTTTATTCTAAGCACACGTGCTGGTGGGCTTGGCATCAATCTTGCTTCTGCTGATACATGTATCCTGTATGACAGTGACTGG AATCCTCAGATAGATTTGCAGGCCATGGACCGATGCCACCGGATCGGTCAAACACGCCCAGTGCATGTTTATCGGCTAGCAACATCCAATTCTGTTGAG GGGCGGATCATCAAGAGAGCTTTTGGAAAGCTGAAGCTAGAGCACGTTGTGATTGGGAAGGGACAGTTTGAACAAAATAGCGCGAAGCCTAATGTCTTGGAT GAGGAGGAGCTACTGGCGCTGCTAAGGGACGAGCAGGACGAGGAAGACCGGATGATCCAGACCGACATCAGCGACGAGGATCTTTTGAAGGTGATGGACCGGAGCGACCTCACCGGCCCGCCTGCTGCCGCCGATGCTGCGCCTCTAATCCCCCTGAAAGGGCCTGGCTGGGAGGTCGTGATGGCCTCGAAGAGCGGCGGCGGCATGCTCTCGGCGCTCACCAGCTGA